One Bifidobacterium crudilactis genomic region harbors:
- a CDS encoding phosphatidate cytidylyltransferase — translation MTNSGDRHGEAEDALQSINKRTGRNMPQAVATGAVLVVVILASLLIRVDAFVVLIMIFMILGLWELRVDFATAGLHIPLLTLCLCSSASLLLTYYASDHLLAMMLCVMATVLLVCLSASTRINMGTRVSVAVARKLSSSDSNARVESSYNKAAVDEGEHQSRMSNVGASLFTVLYIPLLACFLVLPLTFGGHPVAHAFMSIFLPALSDIGGLFFGAWFGKHKLSPRISPKKSVEGLIGSMLFSTVGALSIVATTYDASQWASRWWVPVLLGMMTGVVGTFGDLCASMLKRDIGIKGMGHLLRGHGGVLDRVDSILLAAPFIATVLFITGI, via the coding sequence ATGACGAATTCGGGAGATAGGCACGGCGAAGCCGAGGACGCGCTGCAATCCATCAACAAACGCACCGGCAGGAACATGCCCCAGGCCGTCGCCACGGGCGCGGTCCTGGTTGTGGTCATACTCGCGAGTCTGCTGATCAGGGTGGATGCTTTCGTCGTGCTGATCATGATATTCATGATTCTGGGGCTATGGGAGCTGCGTGTGGATTTCGCCACAGCCGGTCTGCACATACCCCTGCTGACGCTATGTCTGTGTTCCAGTGCTTCCCTTCTGCTCACCTACTATGCTTCCGACCATCTGCTCGCCATGATGCTGTGCGTTATGGCGACGGTGCTGCTGGTGTGTCTGAGTGCATCCACGAGAATCAACATGGGTACCAGGGTTTCGGTCGCAGTGGCCAGGAAGCTCTCGAGTTCGGATTCCAATGCTCGCGTGGAATCCTCCTACAACAAGGCCGCAGTCGATGAGGGCGAGCACCAGAGTCGAATGAGCAACGTGGGCGCATCCCTCTTCACCGTTCTATATATCCCTCTGCTCGCATGCTTTCTGGTATTGCCTCTGACATTCGGGGGACATCCGGTCGCACATGCCTTCATGAGCATCTTTCTCCCGGCGCTCAGCGACATCGGTGGATTGTTCTTCGGTGCATGGTTCGGCAAACACAAGCTCTCTCCACGCATATCCCCGAAGAAGTCTGTCGAGGGTCTGATAGGCTCCATGCTGTTCAGCACCGTGGGGGCTCTGTCGATTGTGGCGACCACTTACGACGCATCGCAATGGGCTTCGCGCTGGTGGGTTCCCGTTCTGCTCGGCATGATGACCGGGGTGGTCGGAACGTTCGGAGACCTCTGTGCGTCGATGCTCAAGCGCGATATCGGCATCAAGGGCATGGGCCATCTGCTGCGAGGTCACGGCGGTGTCCTGGACCGTGTCGATTCGATTCTGTTGGCTGCGCCCTTCATCGCGACGGTGCTGTTCATTACGGGAATATAG
- the lgt gene encoding prolipoprotein diacylglyceryl transferase: MTLAYIPSPSISQFSIGPITIHFYAITMLVAIAVAIWMASVRWKRLGGTTDQIFDIAICAVPAGIIGARLYHVVTTPERFFGPDGHWVDMFKIWQGGLGIWGAVLLGALAAWAWCRHRHYPAALLCDAIAPALLVAQAIGRLGNWFNQELYGAPTTLPWGLKLNTSGTSIGSTEQCYDGSTCPTGTLFQPTFLYEMIWNLIGAALLIWIGRKAVRVLKAGALFTLYIIWYTAGRTWIESLRIDFAHEFLGVRVNVWVSMAVFVLGVMAFVLVINRGKSTALLAEKLRTVTEMEERRLRESEGQDSASSDSADAAVSGVTSHSPEASGRDVESEKLSQEQ, from the coding sequence ATGACACTTGCATATATCCCCTCACCTTCGATCTCACAGTTTTCGATTGGTCCGATCACCATTCATTTCTATGCGATCACCATGCTCGTAGCCATCGCAGTCGCGATCTGGATGGCCTCGGTCAGATGGAAGCGTCTCGGCGGCACCACCGACCAGATTTTCGACATCGCCATCTGCGCCGTGCCCGCGGGTATCATCGGGGCGCGTCTGTATCATGTGGTGACCACTCCGGAGCGTTTCTTCGGGCCTGACGGGCACTGGGTCGACATGTTCAAGATCTGGCAGGGAGGCCTTGGCATCTGGGGCGCTGTCCTCTTGGGTGCTCTGGCGGCGTGGGCATGGTGCCGACATCGTCATTACCCGGCGGCTCTGCTCTGTGACGCCATCGCGCCGGCACTGCTGGTCGCTCAGGCCATAGGACGCCTGGGCAACTGGTTCAATCAGGAGTTGTATGGTGCGCCTACCACTCTGCCATGGGGCCTGAAGCTCAACACCAGTGGTACCTCAATAGGTTCGACGGAACAGTGCTACGACGGCAGCACATGCCCGACCGGCACGCTGTTCCAGCCCACCTTCCTGTATGAGATGATATGGAATCTCATCGGCGCGGCCCTGCTGATCTGGATCGGGCGCAAAGCGGTCCGCGTTCTTAAGGCCGGAGCATTGTTCACCTTGTACATCATCTGGTATACGGCCGGAAGAACATGGATCGAGTCCTTGCGCATCGATTTCGCGCACGAGTTCCTCGGTGTTCGCGTCAACGTCTGGGTGTCGATGGCGGTGTTCGTGCTGGGCGTGATGGCATTCGTCCTGGTCATAAATCGCGGGAAGTCCACGGCGCTCCTGGCTGAAAAGCTGCGTACGGTCACCGAGATGGAAGAGCGACGACTCAGAGAATCCGAAGGGCAGGATTCGGCGAGCAGTGATAGCGCCGACGCCGCGGTATCCGGCGTTACGTCGCATTCCCCGGAAGCGTCCGGAAGGGATGTCGAGTCCGAGAAGCTATCTCAAGAGCAGTAA
- the trpB gene encoding tryptophan synthase subunit beta has product MSVLDDLVSGAVEDQRQREERVSLDSLKHRVREQWHSPRPVLDILKSSTSIPVIAEIKRASPSKGHLSDIPDPAALAKEYERGGASVISVLTEGRRFLGSFADLDAVRAAVDIPVLNKDFIVTDYQIWEAKAHGADLVLLIVAALDDEQLRHLLDLAHELELTVLVETHTAEEIRRAVDAGAKVIGINARNLKDLHVDVSKYSELAADLPDDVVRVAESGVFGCVELEDYARAGADAVLVGEGVATAEDHTAAVRRLVECGERVIMSEQRPLETHQGPYFGRYGGRFVPEALIGALDELERVYDEAKNDPEFQAELKRLNRDYVGRPSCLTEAPRFAKRVSDEVGSEVRVFLKREDLNHTGAHKINNALGQALLVKRMGKTRVIAETGAGQHGVATATVCALLGLKCRIYMGQIDARRQALNVARMRLLGAEVVEVTQGTKILKDAINEALRDWVTNVENTHYLLGTVAGPHPFPTMVRDFQKIIGEEAKEQLQSQFGIDHPDAVVACVGGGSNAIGVMNAFLDDERVGLYAYEAGGHGPQTPDHAIRLTEGTGQLGVFQGAKSYLLETSEGQTLDTYSISAGLDYASVGPEHAWLKDIGRVHYDYATDDEAMSAFADLCRTEGIIPALESSHGLAGAYKAARDLIAKGVSKPVILVNVSGRGDKDVATAGKWFGYLTDEQSKALDANGAHGNSVDGE; this is encoded by the coding sequence ATGTCAGTACTCGACGACTTGGTGTCAGGGGCAGTGGAGGATCAGCGTCAGCGCGAGGAGCGCGTGTCGCTGGATTCATTGAAGCACCGGGTTCGTGAGCAGTGGCATAGTCCAAGGCCTGTTCTCGACATCCTGAAGTCCTCGACGTCCATACCTGTTATCGCGGAAATCAAACGAGCATCGCCGTCGAAGGGCCACCTTAGCGACATACCCGACCCGGCCGCTCTCGCGAAGGAATACGAGCGTGGTGGCGCCAGTGTCATATCCGTGTTGACGGAAGGCAGACGTTTTCTCGGGTCTTTTGCGGATTTGGACGCCGTCCGAGCCGCCGTGGATATCCCGGTGCTGAACAAGGATTTCATCGTCACCGACTATCAGATATGGGAGGCCAAGGCCCACGGCGCAGATTTGGTGCTGCTGATCGTCGCCGCCCTTGACGACGAGCAATTGCGTCATCTCCTCGACCTTGCGCATGAACTCGAGCTGACCGTGCTGGTTGAGACCCATACCGCAGAGGAAATCCGTAGGGCTGTCGACGCCGGAGCCAAGGTCATCGGCATCAATGCGAGAAATCTCAAGGACCTTCACGTCGATGTGAGCAAATACAGCGAGCTCGCCGCAGACTTGCCCGACGATGTGGTACGAGTGGCTGAATCCGGAGTGTTCGGCTGCGTCGAGCTCGAAGATTATGCCCGTGCTGGAGCGGATGCTGTCCTGGTTGGCGAAGGCGTAGCGACTGCGGAGGATCACACGGCCGCAGTGCGTCGATTGGTGGAATGCGGTGAAAGGGTAATCATGTCAGAGCAACGTCCGTTGGAAACGCATCAGGGCCCCTATTTCGGACGCTACGGAGGCCGATTCGTCCCCGAGGCACTTATCGGTGCACTTGATGAACTCGAAAGGGTCTATGACGAAGCCAAGAACGATCCTGAATTCCAGGCTGAACTGAAGCGCCTGAACAGGGATTATGTGGGCAGGCCGTCCTGTCTGACCGAAGCGCCCCGTTTTGCCAAGCGGGTCAGCGACGAGGTCGGTTCAGAAGTGCGGGTGTTCCTCAAGCGTGAGGATCTCAACCATACCGGTGCCCACAAAATCAACAACGCTCTCGGCCAGGCACTCCTGGTCAAACGCATGGGCAAGACCCGCGTGATAGCAGAAACGGGTGCCGGACAGCATGGTGTGGCCACAGCGACGGTGTGCGCTCTGTTGGGCCTCAAGTGTCGCATCTATATGGGGCAGATAGATGCCAGACGTCAGGCCTTGAACGTGGCACGAATGCGTCTTCTCGGAGCTGAAGTCGTCGAGGTGACTCAGGGTACCAAAATCCTCAAGGACGCCATCAACGAGGCCTTGCGCGACTGGGTCACCAATGTCGAGAACACCCATTACCTGCTGGGCACAGTGGCGGGCCCGCATCCTTTCCCCACGATGGTCAGGGATTTCCAGAAGATTATCGGAGAGGAGGCCAAGGAACAGCTGCAGTCGCAGTTCGGCATCGATCACCCCGATGCCGTGGTGGCCTGCGTGGGCGGAGGCTCCAATGCCATCGGTGTGATGAACGCCTTCCTCGACGATGAACGCGTGGGTCTGTATGCGTACGAGGCTGGCGGGCACGGTCCGCAGACTCCCGACCACGCCATACGCCTCACCGAAGGCACCGGGCAGCTCGGAGTCTTCCAAGGGGCGAAATCCTATCTGCTCGAGACCAGCGAAGGGCAGACTCTGGATACCTATTCCATTTCGGCCGGACTGGATTACGCCTCCGTGGGGCCGGAGCACGCCTGGCTGAAGGACATCGGCCGTGTCCACTACGACTACGCGACCGACGACGAAGCGATGTCCGCCTTCGCGGATCTGTGCCGGACGGAAGGCATCATTCCGGCTCTGGAGTCCTCTCACGGGCTTGCGGGTGCGTACAAGGCGGCCCGAGATCTGATCGCCAAGGGCGTGAGCAAGCCGGTGATTCTGGTCAACGTTTCCGGCAGAGGAGACAAGGATGTGGCCACTGCGGGCAAGTGGTTCGGATATCTGACCGATGAGCAGAGCAAGGCCCTGGACGCCAACGGCGCCCACGGCAACAGCGTGGATGGAGAGTAA
- a CDS encoding phosphoribosyl-ATP diphosphatase: MKTFDSLFKELSEKAASNAAGSLTVDELAKGTHFIGKKIVEEAGETWIAAEYEGADRTAEEMSQLLYHLQVMMIDRGIDLEDVYRYL; encoded by the coding sequence ATGAAGACATTCGATTCGCTGTTCAAGGAACTTTCGGAAAAAGCAGCCAGCAATGCAGCGGGGTCTCTGACGGTTGACGAACTCGCCAAGGGCACCCATTTCATCGGCAAGAAAATCGTGGAAGAGGCCGGGGAGACCTGGATCGCTGCGGAATATGAAGGCGCTGACCGCACGGCTGAGGAAATGAGCCAGTTGCTATACCATCTTCAGGTCATGATGATCGACAGGGGCATCGATCTCGAGGATGTGTACCGCTATCTGTGA
- the hisI gene encoding phosphoribosyl-AMP cyclohydrolase, with the protein MTAKHDETCEDAVCDSGQTLDPAIAKRLKLDAKGLVAAVVQQYDTKEALMVGYMNEEALRRTLTSGRVTFWSRSRQEYWRKGDTSGHVQYVKGVHIDCDGDALLISVDQVGAACHTGARSCFDAGGVLPSKEGFRSAEEEVI; encoded by the coding sequence ATGACGGCGAAACACGATGAGACTTGCGAAGATGCGGTCTGCGACTCCGGGCAGACCTTGGACCCGGCAATAGCGAAGCGGCTGAAACTCGATGCCAAGGGATTGGTCGCCGCGGTCGTTCAGCAGTATGACACCAAAGAGGCCCTGATGGTCGGATACATGAATGAGGAGGCCCTGAGGCGCACCCTGACTTCAGGTCGTGTGACCTTCTGGTCCAGGTCACGGCAGGAATACTGGCGCAAGGGTGATACCTCCGGGCACGTCCAATACGTCAAAGGAGTGCATATCGATTGCGATGGTGACGCTTTGCTCATTTCCGTGGACCAGGTGGGTGCCGCCTGCCATACCGGAGCGAGGTCATGCTTCGATGCGGGCGGAGTGCTGCCGAGCAAGGAAGGTTTCCGAAGCGCCGAAGAGGAGGTCATCTGA
- the trpA gene encoding tryptophan synthase subunit alpha — translation MSDNTSFPNDGQSGSSVSKEQPLGFKHAASPVGTLLDDFDKRNQAAFIGYLPYGFPDPTVSLDAFRTIVEHGVDVVEIGLPYSDPVMDGPVIQSASQIALQHGERIAGVFDAVETVANAGGTPLIMSYWNLIFHYGVERFARDFSNAGGAGLITPDLIPDEAGDWIEASDRYGLDRIFLASPDSSSERLKIVAEHSRGFVYAASRMGVTGERSSITSSPELLVQRTRQAGAAHVCVGIGVSTPEQGAKVATYADGVIVGSALVHTMLDESGAAVEPALGLAALAKTTEQLAQGIHQARQ, via the coding sequence ATGAGCGACAACACGTCATTTCCGAACGACGGGCAATCCGGAAGCTCTGTGAGCAAGGAGCAGCCTCTGGGCTTCAAGCATGCGGCAAGCCCTGTAGGTACCTTGCTCGACGATTTCGACAAGCGTAACCAGGCGGCCTTCATAGGGTATCTGCCCTATGGTTTTCCCGATCCGACGGTATCCCTTGATGCTTTCAGAACCATCGTGGAGCACGGTGTGGATGTGGTCGAAATTGGATTGCCCTATTCCGACCCTGTTATGGACGGCCCGGTCATCCAGTCCGCGTCACAGATCGCCCTGCAGCATGGCGAGAGGATTGCAGGGGTGTTCGATGCGGTCGAGACCGTTGCGAATGCCGGTGGCACGCCACTGATCATGAGTTATTGGAACCTTATCTTCCATTACGGGGTCGAGCGTTTTGCCAGGGACTTCTCCAATGCTGGCGGTGCCGGTCTGATAACCCCTGATCTGATACCCGATGAGGCGGGGGACTGGATCGAGGCTTCTGACCGTTACGGTCTGGACCGAATTTTCCTGGCTTCTCCCGATTCCTCAAGCGAGCGACTGAAAATTGTCGCAGAGCATTCGCGCGGCTTCGTCTATGCGGCCTCAAGAATGGGTGTGACGGGTGAACGCAGCAGCATCACCTCATCTCCGGAACTGCTGGTTCAACGCACTCGTCAGGCCGGGGCCGCCCACGTCTGCGTGGGCATTGGGGTGTCCACGCCTGAACAGGGGGCGAAAGTCGCCACCTATGCCGATGGCGTGATAGTGGGCTCCGCATTGGTGCATACGATGCTCGACGAGTCCGGAGCCGCAGTGGAGCCCGCTTTGGGGCTGGCTGCTTTGGCGAAGACCACCGAGCAACTGGCACAGGGCATTCATCAGGCCAGGCAGTAG
- the rlmN gene encoding 23S rRNA (adenine(2503)-C(2))-methyltransferase RlmN, with protein MENTDDSAEGTAENGVESTVESGITPGGDSGAFRDVLASNHVRRGKPPVHFADMTPEMRLEAAKALKLPKFRVKQLANHYFEHLSTDAEGFTDLPAVIRASVAESFFPTLIEPIAQQQADEGTTVKTLWKLFDGAEIESVLMRYPNRATLCISSQVGCGMGCPFCATGQLGLTRNMSTGEILEQVRIAAAAMRNGDIAGGPGRLSNVVFMGMGEPMGNYRAVVAAVRQICTLAPGGFGISARNITISTVGVVPGIRKLALEGLPIRLAVSLHAPSDELRDELVPMNKRFNTTAVLDAAHDYFIASKRRVSIEYALMRGINDQEIHARQLARRLNHYGDDWVHVNPIPLNPIEGSKWTASKPEDERRFLEILHQAGIAATLRDTRGSEIDGACGQLAAKMQSHHPAA; from the coding sequence ATGGAGAATACCGACGATAGTGCGGAAGGCACTGCGGAAAACGGTGTCGAAAGTACTGTGGAAAGCGGCATCACGCCTGGCGGCGACAGCGGAGCCTTTCGCGATGTGCTGGCCAGCAACCACGTAAGAAGAGGCAAACCTCCAGTGCATTTCGCCGACATGACGCCGGAAATGCGTCTGGAGGCAGCAAAAGCACTGAAATTGCCGAAGTTTCGAGTGAAGCAGCTCGCAAACCACTACTTCGAGCACCTGTCCACCGATGCCGAGGGTTTCACCGATTTGCCCGCGGTCATACGAGCCAGCGTCGCCGAAAGCTTCTTCCCGACGCTTATCGAACCCATCGCCCAACAGCAGGCTGATGAGGGCACAACCGTCAAAACCCTATGGAAACTGTTCGACGGAGCCGAAATTGAATCGGTGCTGATGCGCTATCCGAACAGGGCCACATTGTGCATCTCGAGCCAGGTCGGATGCGGTATGGGATGCCCGTTCTGCGCCACAGGGCAGCTGGGACTGACCCGCAACATGTCGACCGGGGAGATCTTGGAACAGGTGAGAATCGCCGCCGCGGCCATGCGCAACGGCGACATCGCCGGAGGTCCCGGAAGGCTGAGCAATGTCGTGTTCATGGGCATGGGGGAACCGATGGGCAATTACAGGGCCGTGGTGGCCGCCGTCCGTCAGATATGCACTCTTGCTCCCGGAGGCTTCGGTATTTCGGCTCGCAACATCACCATCTCCACGGTGGGTGTGGTGCCGGGAATCAGAAAACTCGCCCTTGAGGGATTGCCCATACGTCTGGCCGTGTCTTTGCATGCGCCAAGCGACGAGCTGCGCGACGAACTGGTACCGATGAACAAGCGCTTCAACACGACAGCGGTACTGGATGCGGCCCACGACTATTTCATCGCCTCAAAACGCCGTGTCAGTATCGAGTACGCCCTGATGCGCGGCATCAACGACCAGGAGATTCATGCGAGGCAGCTGGCCAGAAGACTCAACCACTACGGGGACGACTGGGTGCATGTGAACCCGATCCCGCTGAATCCCATTGAAGGGTCGAAGTGGACGGCGTCAAAGCCCGAGGACGAGCGACGCTTTTTGGAGATACTGCACCAGGCAGGCATCGCGGCGACCCTACGTGACACCCGTGGCTCCGAAATTGACGGAGCCTGCGGTCAGTTGGCGGCGAAGATGCAATCCCATCACCCGGCTGCCTGA
- the hisF gene encoding imidazole glycerol phosphate synthase subunit HisF produces MSLAVRVIPCLDVDSGRVVKGVHFENLRDAGDPVELATEYYRQGADEVTFLDVTASTSHRGTMVDVVGRTADTLFIPLTVGGGVRSVEDVDSLLRCGADKIGVNTAAINDPSLIESIADRFGCQVLVLSVDARRERGERHTQSGFEVTTMGGRKATGIDAIWWAKRAEELGAGEILLNSMDADGTENGFDLEMISAVRAAVSIPIIASGGAGKVEDFPPAIAAGADAVLAASVFHYGKVTIGEVKKSLKAAGYTVR; encoded by the coding sequence ATGTCGCTTGCGGTCAGAGTGATCCCTTGTTTGGATGTCGATTCAGGCCGCGTAGTGAAGGGCGTACATTTTGAAAACCTTCGTGATGCCGGTGACCCGGTGGAGCTGGCGACCGAATACTATCGGCAGGGCGCCGATGAGGTGACCTTCCTCGATGTGACGGCATCGACATCCCATAGAGGAACCATGGTGGATGTCGTCGGCAGGACGGCGGACACGCTGTTCATCCCGCTTACCGTAGGCGGAGGCGTCCGAAGTGTCGAGGATGTGGATTCGCTGCTGCGTTGCGGCGCGGACAAAATAGGCGTCAATACCGCTGCGATCAACGATCCCTCGTTGATTGAGAGCATCGCCGACAGGTTCGGGTGTCAGGTGCTCGTGCTGTCTGTCGATGCGCGCAGAGAACGCGGTGAGCGGCACACGCAGTCGGGTTTCGAAGTCACCACGATGGGTGGCAGAAAAGCCACCGGTATCGATGCGATTTGGTGGGCGAAACGTGCCGAGGAACTCGGTGCGGGGGAGATCCTGCTGAATTCCATGGATGCCGATGGCACCGAGAACGGTTTCGATCTGGAGATGATTTCGGCGGTCAGGGCAGCTGTCTCGATTCCCATCATTGCCAGCGGCGGTGCCGGAAAGGTCGAAGACTTCCCTCCTGCGATAGCGGCTGGTGCCGATGCCGTATTGGCCGCATCGGTGTTCCACTACGGCAAGGTGACCATCGGCGAGGTCAAGAAATCCTTGAAGGCGGCAGGATATACCGTTCGCTGA
- a CDS encoding chorismate-binding protein, with amino-acid sequence METEKTAVDCDVRQLRWGETWPSKQEFRSLAEQGYRVLPVVRRLLGDALTPVGFYARLAAGRSGTFILETAEHGGSWNRYSFIGVNSIAQLRSNHGQASWLGQVPVGIPEEGDVMDVAHQTLNILKAPDVKGLPSLTSGLVGTVGWDAIRHWEPTLRAQAPDETGQPELALALATDIAVVDHMDGSLWLIANAVNADDKPTKVDEAYDAALGRLDVMQRDASNNAADQVGVNVLDNAVRKPELRFRTEKSVYEQSVEAAKRHIVDGDVFQVVISQRLDLDSPSRPFDVYRVLRTLNPSPYMYFFALTDAQGRDFNVIGSSPETLIKVERGHAMTFPIAGSRPRGVTPEEDERLAKELLADPKERSEHIMLVDLSRNDLSRVCLPSSVEVVSLMDIKRFSHIMHIASTVTGQVNPELSTFDVFTSAFPAGTLSGAPKPRAVEIIDEIELADRGIYGGTVGYFDFSGNMDMAIAIRTAFLRDHQASVQAGAGIVLDSVPETEWQETRNKAEASVEAIQIAAQLARA; translated from the coding sequence ATGGAGACTGAGAAGACTGCGGTCGACTGCGACGTCAGACAGCTGCGCTGGGGCGAGACCTGGCCGTCCAAGCAGGAGTTTCGCTCCCTCGCGGAGCAGGGATACCGGGTCCTGCCGGTGGTCAGAAGACTGCTCGGCGATGCCTTGACACCGGTAGGTTTCTATGCGCGTCTTGCCGCAGGACGCAGCGGTACCTTCATTCTGGAAACGGCCGAGCATGGCGGTTCATGGAACAGGTATTCCTTCATCGGCGTCAATTCCATAGCCCAGCTGCGTTCGAATCATGGGCAGGCGAGCTGGCTTGGTCAGGTCCCGGTGGGCATCCCCGAGGAGGGGGATGTGATGGATGTCGCGCATCAGACGCTGAATATTCTCAAAGCGCCTGATGTCAAGGGGCTGCCGAGTCTGACCAGCGGTCTGGTCGGTACGGTCGGTTGGGATGCGATTCGGCATTGGGAGCCGACGCTGCGGGCGCAGGCTCCGGACGAGACAGGACAACCTGAACTGGCTTTGGCCCTCGCCACGGACATCGCGGTGGTCGATCATATGGATGGGTCCCTTTGGTTGATCGCGAATGCCGTGAACGCGGATGACAAGCCCACGAAAGTCGACGAGGCATATGATGCCGCGCTGGGCAGGCTCGACGTGATGCAGCGCGATGCCTCGAACAATGCAGCGGATCAGGTTGGCGTGAATGTCCTCGATAACGCGGTTCGCAAGCCTGAATTGAGATTCAGAACCGAAAAATCCGTGTATGAGCAATCCGTCGAGGCGGCGAAACGCCATATTGTTGACGGTGATGTGTTCCAGGTGGTGATCTCCCAACGTCTGGACCTCGATTCTCCGTCCCGTCCCTTTGACGTCTACCGCGTGCTGAGAACGCTCAATCCCAGTCCATACATGTATTTCTTCGCTCTGACCGATGCTCAGGGCAGGGATTTCAATGTCATCGGTTCAAGCCCGGAGACACTGATCAAGGTTGAGCGAGGGCATGCCATGACCTTCCCGATTGCGGGGTCGCGTCCACGCGGCGTCACTCCCGAAGAGGATGAGCGTCTGGCCAAGGAACTGCTGGCCGATCCCAAGGAGCGCAGCGAGCACATCATGCTCGTCGACCTGTCCAGAAACGACCTTTCCCGGGTGTGCCTGCCGAGTTCGGTGGAGGTCGTATCGCTGATGGACATCAAACGCTTCAGCCATATCATGCACATTGCTTCCACGGTTACCGGTCAGGTCAATCCTGAGCTGAGCACCTTCGATGTGTTCACTTCGGCCTTCCCTGCAGGAACATTGAGCGGCGCACCTAAACCGCGTGCTGTGGAGATCATCGACGAGATCGAGCTCGCTGACCGCGGCATATACGGCGGCACTGTGGGATATTTCGATTTTTCCGGCAATATGGATATGGCGATAGCGATACGCACCGCATTCCTGCGCGATCACCAGGCCAGCGTACAGGCTGGTGCCGGAATCGTGTTGGACTCAGTTCCTGAAACGGAATGGCAGGAGACGAGGAACAAGGCCGAGGCGTCGGTGGAAGCGATTCAGATTGCGGCACAACTCGCCAGAGCATGA
- the rpe gene encoding ribulose-phosphate 3-epimerase: MQIHIAPSILSADFANLERDLKAISNADMVHVDVMDHHFVPNLTLGEPIVKRICEVTDLPVDVHLMIEDPDRWAPEFAKLGASSVTFHMGATHAPVRLARQLREMGVKACFAVRPAESVEPIFDILDEFDMILIMTVEPGFGGQKFLANQMAKTRRLRDEITRRGLNTHIQVDGGVSPSTAPTVAEAGADVLVAGSAVYGAENPAQAIDAIRAQAQEHFRA, translated from the coding sequence ATGCAGATTCACATAGCTCCGAGTATTTTGTCCGCTGACTTCGCCAATCTGGAAAGAGATCTCAAGGCAATCTCAAATGCGGATATGGTTCACGTCGATGTCATGGATCATCATTTCGTACCCAATCTCACCTTGGGCGAACCTATCGTCAAACGTATCTGCGAGGTCACTGACCTTCCGGTAGATGTGCATCTGATGATCGAGGACCCCGACAGGTGGGCCCCTGAGTTCGCCAAACTCGGAGCATCATCGGTGACCTTCCATATGGGAGCCACACATGCTCCCGTTCGTCTGGCCCGTCAGCTCAGGGAGATGGGTGTAAAAGCCTGTTTTGCCGTTCGCCCGGCCGAATCGGTGGAACCCATCTTCGACATTCTCGATGAATTCGACATGATTCTGATCATGACCGTCGAGCCCGGCTTCGGCGGGCAGAAGTTCCTGGCGAATCAGATGGCCAAAACACGCAGGCTGCGTGACGAAATCACCAGACGAGGCCTGAACACGCATATTCAGGTTGACGGGGGAGTCAGCCCCAGCACCGCTCCGACCGTTGCAGAGGCCGGTGCCGATGTTCTGGTGGCCGGTTCGGCCGTCTATGGTGCAGAGAATCCCGCACAGGCCATCGATGCCATCAGGGCACAGGCACAAGAGCACTTTCGCGCGTAA
- the frr gene encoding ribosome recycling factor: protein MAKVIEQAKEQMNKSVEATKENFSGIRTGRANPALFNGIVVDYYGAPTPLKALASIGVPEPRTLSVTPFDASQAAAVEKAIRDSDLGVNPNRDGNVIRVALPELTEERRKEYVKLAKTKAEEGKVAVRNIRRKTKEGIESSVKDGDLGEDEGDRLQKDLDALTKKVSDQIDELLDGKQKEILEV, encoded by the coding sequence ATGGCGAAGGTCATAGAACAAGCCAAGGAACAGATGAACAAGTCCGTGGAGGCGACCAAGGAGAATTTTTCCGGGATTCGCACAGGAAGAGCGAATCCGGCGCTGTTCAACGGCATCGTCGTCGATTATTACGGAGCGCCGACGCCGTTGAAGGCTCTCGCATCCATCGGCGTACCCGAGCCTCGCACGCTCTCGGTGACACCGTTCGACGCTTCGCAGGCGGCTGCGGTGGAGAAGGCCATTCGTGATTCGGACCTGGGCGTCAACCCGAACAGGGACGGCAATGTGATTCGCGTCGCTCTGCCGGAATTGACCGAAGAGCGCCGCAAGGAGTATGTGAAGCTGGCCAAGACCAAAGCCGAGGAAGGCAAGGTGGCCGTTCGCAATATCCGCCGCAAGACCAAGGAAGGCATCGAATCCTCCGTGAAGGATGGAGACCTTGGTGAAGATGAGGGCGACCGTCTGCAAAAAGACCTTGATGCATTGACCAAGAAGGTCAGTGATCAGATCGACGAGCTGCTTGACGGCAAGCAGAAGGAAATTCTCGAGGTCTGA